In one Lolium rigidum isolate FL_2022 chromosome 3, APGP_CSIRO_Lrig_0.1, whole genome shotgun sequence genomic region, the following are encoded:
- the LOC124703343 gene encoding uncharacterized protein LOC124703343 isoform X4 yields MDAVCEECGDAGIRKLLLRCSKCKSAARHRYCLDAIIFDSVVDWSCSGCIPKHNEAIKSLEDASNEVQLSNTQLGCPMINEPNVDNEKVTKARRPRTIRPRRKRNYHVDDSTKHFPSGDASNLGQCGSKSQEERDSMHAISAQFCSGDAIDSSEVFVGDIPNHYDCEKEGEDRNGHLTCAVESSDGSSEQPLNHASEFEPNNLQKAMDGSRLTSKSAECTHLSNGRSCCFPSAKCVEDLVPRGRKGDIFSLTNDVEGSLPMIGDKPCPTSASVEQAVGLSVNREKPEPLKAVTVFEKSVVASKFAPNCSKRIQGSELKTGSADVLSPLMQHLDSWPTVPMQSSPSNELEDVAVQESSAERTRCLVDEQTNAPTMETLKVSKPSMENECLDSNEDNSDKANRGSDEVLLSTKAKKMPRQMCGDRETINCYNKNGISEPEPAKGDRDARNLQRSAEKPSYLGVKKMFLNRVLQGEGINSELLPSKFVGPCESTKINPRKRKQSESYNPDGTRYQKVARSKDGRLAPAASLRDSQNMPGEDNVSNDKVIGHSTKGKHKKLDKSWLANKASRDPRKREMVTRDLHRSSVDKSRAYSENIDLTLQESSYSLNNPQSSCEPKKRRRLYDLNSRSCDNDRHLRKKRKCTQNAAKNQRRCLKKGKEASGSGNLNHRHSKNYKRSTDANKDENASVRNLDFGCAKSVVAQLASQTVVKEGNCGLSRMPLISECIDMQHLDKPYWTGIMEIDKNYVPLAAHLSTKAGKKVKEHSRSLPPILKVTEFSTSKTCPKHLEAPIPPADSIDLYFFCGDTRPNKELDQLVKHVADSGIIIEAIVGLAKLCLYPSFVLAEENQTFQGKPYLWGVFKPRKDEIKRLAPAEQDCSAHVTEEEHVQEQNVLDQQDKVQSDPLDQVTHPENQPLLDANEVGKETLSGNGLSLVDMRAVVSANISPADHVQPCSNPEAPPLKICGFVMSRTPRSAELIQEMQKEGALLFAVQQVMTEPGSVV; encoded by the exons ATATTGCTTGGATGCAATAATCTTTGATTCGGTCGTGGACTGGTCATGTAGTGGCTGTATCCCAAAACACAATGAAGCCATTAAATCATTAGAAGACGCGTCCAATGAAGTGCAACTAAGTAATACCCAGTTGGGCTGCCCTATGATTAATGAACCGAATgtggacaatgagaaggtaactAAGGCACGAAGACCTCGTACAATTAGACCACGCCGGAAAAGAAATTATCACGTGGATGACAGTACTAAACATTTTCCAAGTGGAGACGCATCCAATCTGGGACAATGTGGAAGCAAGTCCCAGGAGGAAAGAGATAGTATGCATGCAATCAGTGCACAATTTTGTAGTGGTGACGCAATAGATTCTTCTGAAGTCTTTGTTGGGGATATACCCAACCACTATGATTGTGAGAAGGAAGGGGAGGATAGAAATGGACACTTAACTTGCGCAGTGGAGAGTTCTGATGGTTCAAGTGAGCAGCCTTTGAATCATGCTTCAGAATTTGAACCCAACAATTTGCAGAAGGCAATGGATGGCTCTAGACTTACTTCAAAGTCTGCGGAGTGTACTCATCTCTCAAATGGAAGGAGTTGCTGCTTTCCTTCAGCGAAGTGTGTTGAGGATCTTGTTCCACGAGGAAGAAAGGGTGATATATTTTCTCTAACTAATGATGTTGAGGGATCACTTCCAATGATTGGGGACAAGCCATGTCCTACGTCGGCAAGCGTGGAGCAAGCAGTTGGTTTGTCAGTAAACAGGGAGAAACCTGAACCACTGAAGGCAGTTACAGTATTTGAGAAGAGTGTCGTAGCATCAAAGTTTGCACCAAATTGTTCAAAGCGGATCCAAGGATCAGAGCTGAAGACAGGGAGCGCAGATGTCTTGAGTCCTCTAATGCAGCATTTGGATTCCTGGCCAACGGTACCAATGCAATCAAGTCCCTCGAATGAACTAGAAGACGTGGCTGTTCAGGAAAGTAGTGCTGAAAGAACAAGGTGCTTGGTGGATGAGCAAACCAACGCCCCTACAATGGAGACGCTCAAAGTATCAAAGCCCTCTATGGAAAATGAATGCTTGGATTCCAATGAAGACAACTCGGATAAAGCAAATAGAGGATCAGATGAGGTTTTATTGAGCACCAAAGCCAAGAAGATGCCAAGGCAAATGTGTGGTGATAGAGAGACAATTAACTGTTACAACAAAAATGGAATTTCAGAACCTGAGCCAGCAAAGGGTGACCGAGATGCAAGAAACCTCCAACGTAGTGCAGAAAAGCCATCATATCTTGGTGTAAAAAAGATGTTTCTTAACCGGGTATTGCAAGGGGAAGGCATTAACAGCGAGTTATTGCCTTCTAAGTTTGTTGGTCCATGCGAGTCAACAAAAATCAACCCTAGAAAGCGTAAACAATCAGAAAGTTACAACCCAGATGGAACCAGATATCAGAAGGTTGCACGGTCAAAAGATGGTAGACTTGCGCCGGCAGCATCATTGAGAGATAGTCAGAACATGCCTGGGGAAGACAATGTTAGCAATGATAAAGTTATTGGGCACTCCACGAAGGGAAAACATAAGAAACTGGACAAGTCATGGCTGGCTAACAAGGCCAGCAGAGATCCACGGAAGAGGGAGATGGTTACAAGAGATCTTCATAGAAGTTCTGTGGATAAATCAAGAGCTTATTCAGAAAATATCGATCTGACACTCCAGGAGAGCAGCTACTCGTTGAATAATCCCCAGAGCAGTTGTGAGCCAAAGAAACGAAGGCGACTCTATGATTTGAATTCTCGGTCTTGTGATAATGATAGACATCTGAGGAAGAAAAGAAAATGCACCCAAAATGCTGCGAAAAACCAGAGAAGATGTTTAAAAAAGGGTAAAGAAGCTTCGGGGTCAGGAAATTTGAATCATCGACATTCCAAGAATTATAAGAGAAGCACAGATGCAAACAAAGATGAAAATGCATCTGTAAGAAATCTGGATTTTGGATGTGCTAAAAGTGTTGTAGCACAGCTGGCATCACAAACTGTAGTCAAGGAGGGCAACTGTGGGTTATCAAGGATGCCACTCATTTCAGAATGTATTGACATGCAACACCTTGATAAACCTTACTGGAC TGGAATCATGGAGATTGACAAGAACTATGTTCCATTGGCTGCACACCTGTCAACCAAAGCAGGCAAGAAGGTGAAGGAACACTCAAGATCATTGCCACCAATATTAAAAGTGACAGAATTTTCTACATCGAAAACATGTCCAAAGCACTTGGAGGCACCAATACCCCCAGCTGACAGTATTGACTTGTATTTCTTCTGTGGCGATACGAG GCCAAATAAAGAGCTGGATCAGCTAGTGAAGCATGTCGCTGATAGCGGTATTATTATAGAAGCTATTGTTGGTTTGGCCAAGCTGTGTCTCTACCCTTCTTTTGTACTAGCAGAGGAAAACCAGA CGTTCCAAGGGAAACCCTATCTATGGGGAGTGTTCAAGCCCAGAAAAGATGAAATCAAAAGATTAGCTCCAGCGGAACAAGACTGTTCGGCACACGTCACTGAG GAAGAACATGTCCAAGAACAGAATGTGTTGGACCAGCAGGACAAGGTGCAGAGCGACCCTCTTGATCAAGTCACTCATCCCGAGAATCAACCCTTGCTAGATGCAAACGAAGTGGGAAAGGAAACATTGTCTGGTAATGGCCTGTCCTTGGTTGACATGAGAGCGGTAGTTTCTGCAAATATCAGCCCAGCTGATCATGTACAACCCTGCTCAAATCCAGAAGCTCCGCCTCTCAAAATCTGTGGCTTTGTTATGTCACGGACACCGAGATCTGCGGAGCTCATCCAGGAGATGCAGAAGGAAGGTGCATTACTGTTTGCTGTGCAGCAAGTGATGACAGAGCCTGGGTCGGTGGTGTAG